A stretch of the Streptomyces ortus genome encodes the following:
- the arfB gene encoding alternative ribosome rescue aminoacyl-tRNA hydrolase ArfB, which produces MSGPYVIRGSVSLPEAELMWRFSRSSGPGGQHVNTTDSQVELRFDLAKTESLPPVWKERALARLADRLVDGVVAVRASEHRSQWRNRETAAVRLASLLAEASAPPPRPRRATRIPRGINERRLREKKQRGDTKRGRSGRDWG; this is translated from the coding sequence ATGTCCGGTCCCTACGTCATCCGTGGCTCCGTCTCGCTGCCCGAGGCCGAGCTCATGTGGCGTTTCTCGCGCTCCTCCGGGCCGGGTGGCCAGCACGTCAACACGACGGATTCTCAGGTCGAGCTGCGGTTCGACCTCGCGAAGACCGAGTCGCTGCCGCCGGTGTGGAAGGAGCGGGCACTCGCCAGGCTCGCCGACCGGCTGGTCGACGGCGTCGTCGCCGTGCGCGCCTCCGAGCACCGCTCCCAGTGGCGCAACCGTGAGACGGCGGCCGTGCGGCTCGCCTCGCTGCTCGCGGAGGCCAGCGCCCCGCCGCCGAGGCCCCGTCGGGCCACCCGTATTCCGCGGGGCATCAATGAGCGCCGGCTTCGCGAGAAGAAACAGCGGGGCGACACCAAGCGCGGGCGTTCCGGGCGTGACTGGGGGTGA
- a CDS encoding aminoglycoside phosphotransferase family protein, whose translation MADALSVLDALSGSDALSAFSVLLMRGDVSFSGWWVSPSDFVVLERAGVVKVGHGRLLERGGRFLERWGLRQEGAPMSGQVSVVLPVVRGDGTRAVLKLQDLDEETAGEGLALRTWDGDGVVRLLDEDVESGTLLLERLDEDRPLAGVPDVMKATSVLAELLARITAGPAPAGLRRLDSVTAGMFERLPAVARSLAAEDDRRLLADCAAALREVAGEPGDRLLHWDLHFENILAAEREPWLVIDPKPLAGDPCFDLLPALWNRCEEGALARRFDLMTEVLGVDRARARAWTLGRVLQNSLWRVEEGEGLDEDQVGIALLLLGRR comes from the coding sequence GTGGCGGATGCGCTGTCCGTGCTGGACGCGCTGTCCGGGTCGGACGCGCTGTCCGCGTTCTCCGTGCTGCTCATGCGCGGTGACGTTAGCTTCTCCGGGTGGTGGGTGTCTCCTTCGGATTTCGTGGTTCTGGAGAGGGCGGGGGTGGTGAAGGTGGGACATGGGCGGCTGCTGGAGCGCGGCGGGCGGTTTCTGGAGCGGTGGGGGCTGCGGCAGGAGGGCGCGCCGATGAGCGGGCAGGTCTCGGTGGTACTGCCCGTGGTGCGCGGTGACGGGACGCGGGCCGTGCTCAAGCTGCAGGATCTCGACGAGGAGACGGCCGGGGAGGGGCTGGCATTGCGGACCTGGGACGGCGACGGGGTCGTGCGGCTGCTGGACGAGGACGTGGAGAGCGGCACGCTGTTGCTGGAACGGCTCGACGAGGACCGGCCGTTGGCGGGGGTGCCGGATGTGATGAAGGCGACCTCGGTCCTGGCCGAACTGCTGGCGCGGATCACGGCCGGGCCGGCGCCGGCGGGGCTGCGGCGGCTGGACTCCGTCACCGCGGGCATGTTCGAGCGGTTGCCCGCGGTGGCCCGGTCCCTCGCGGCGGAGGACGACCGGCGGCTGCTCGCGGACTGCGCGGCGGCCCTGCGCGAGGTCGCGGGTGAGCCGGGGGACCGGCTGCTGCACTGGGACCTGCACTTCGAGAACATCCTGGCGGCCGAGCGCGAGCCCTGGCTCGTCATCGACCCGAAGCCGCTTGCCGGGGACCCCTGCTTCGACCTGCTGCCGGCGCTCTGGAACCGGTGCGAGGAGGGGGCGTTGGCACGCCGCTTCGATCTGATGACGGAGGTGCTGGGGGTGGACCGGGCGCGGGCGCGGGCGTGGACGTTGGGGCGGGTGTTGCAGAACTCGCTGTGGCGGGTCGAGGAGGGGGAGGGGTTGGACGAGGACCAGGTCGGGATCGCGCTGCTGTTGCTGGGGCGGCGTTGA
- a CDS encoding NAD(P)-binding protein: protein MHPMHPAHPTPPLTIIGGGFAGLTAAITAAEAGTKVTVYEAHHTLGGRARTAEGPYKTNEGPHALYKHGPHWTWLEQRGLLGELAPLPLLEATRLRLHHKGALRRTPPLAMLRLLRRAPQQAPVDQDFTTWATDIAGEEGATAAAHYSAVALFHHAPGTLSAAFVQERLRRATRLPPEAHYPRGGWASVIDRMAARAWNLGVRVETLARVDTLDALPTGHGPVIVATSLDAARTLLRDGSLNWPSGRTALLDLAVRTRRGDAFAVSDLDAPGWIERFTAQDHTLAPPGEQLLQGQFPIAPHESRADGIARAEQLLDLALPTWRERVTYRREALANGRTGAVDLPGTSWRDRPHVDRGDDVYLAGDQVAAPGVLSEVSFNSALEAVSLAFGLRNRPATPDKATLEP, encoded by the coding sequence ATGCACCCCATGCACCCCGCACACCCCACACCACCCCTCACGATCATCGGCGGCGGCTTCGCCGGCCTCACCGCCGCCATCACCGCCGCGGAAGCAGGCACCAAGGTCACGGTCTACGAGGCCCACCACACCCTCGGCGGCCGGGCCCGCACCGCCGAGGGCCCGTACAAGACGAACGAGGGCCCCCACGCCCTCTACAAGCACGGCCCCCACTGGACCTGGCTCGAACAACGCGGCCTGCTGGGCGAACTGGCCCCCCTCCCACTCCTGGAAGCGACCCGCCTGCGCCTCCACCACAAGGGCGCCCTACGCCGCACCCCACCCCTGGCCATGCTCAGACTCCTGCGCCGCGCCCCCCAACAGGCCCCCGTAGACCAGGATTTCACCACCTGGGCCACCGACATCGCCGGCGAGGAGGGCGCGACCGCCGCCGCCCACTACTCCGCCGTCGCGCTCTTCCACCACGCCCCCGGCACCCTCTCCGCCGCCTTCGTCCAGGAACGCCTGCGCCGCGCCACCAGACTGCCCCCGGAAGCGCACTACCCCCGCGGCGGCTGGGCGAGCGTCATCGACAGGATGGCGGCCCGCGCCTGGAACCTCGGCGTACGAGTGGAGACCCTCGCCCGCGTCGACACCCTGGACGCCCTCCCCACCGGCCACGGCCCGGTCATCGTCGCCACCTCCCTCGACGCGGCCCGCACCCTCCTCCGGGACGGCTCCCTGAACTGGCCGAGCGGCCGTACAGCCCTGCTCGACCTCGCGGTCCGCACCCGCCGCGGCGACGCGTTCGCCGTCTCCGACCTCGACGCCCCGGGCTGGATCGAGCGCTTCACGGCCCAGGATCACACCCTCGCCCCGCCCGGCGAACAGCTCCTCCAGGGCCAGTTCCCGATCGCCCCGCACGAGTCACGCGCGGACGGCATCGCCCGTGCCGAGCAGCTCCTCGACCTCGCCCTCCCCACCTGGCGCGAGCGGGTCACGTACCGCCGTGAGGCGCTCGCGAACGGCCGCACGGGCGCCGTCGACCTCCCCGGCACGAGCTGGCGCGACCGCCCGCACGTGGACCGCGGTGACGACGTCTACCTCGCGGGCGACCAGGTGGCGGCGCCGGGCGTGCTCTCCGAGGTCTCGTTCAACAGCGCCCTGGAGGCGGTGTCCCTGGCTTTCGGGCTCCGCAACAGGCCGGCCACCCCCGACAAGGCAACCCTGGAGCCCTGA
- a CDS encoding M1 family metallopeptidase produces MPRSVVLGPVGLVLVCLLAGCEGGVKGVAGASGVRDPYFPKAGNGGYDVTHYGITLDYEPKGRRLVGEAEIRARAEKDLSAFNLDLKGMKVRSVEVDGKSARFNRSGDHELTVRPREDLQGGDSFVAVVRYEGKPEVITDPDGSEEGWLPTEDGAVGLGEPTGSMAWFPGNHHPSDKASYDIVVKVPEGLEAVSVGELRKEAVRGGRAVFEWRVAEPVASYVVTVAVGEFEVRRSRAGRLPVYVAVDPVEAADSAEVLGRIPEVMEWAEDLFGPYPFSSTGAIVEREDDAGYALETQNRPVFPGAPGVDLLVHELVHQWYGNSVTPKSWRDMWLNEGFATYAEWLWDEDHGGDSVQDVFDALYEGSYFEKKAESEGVWAFPPARPPGAAQISDSPVYERGAMVLHKVRQAVGDEVFFGILRGWAAARRHGNADTGDFTAFVEKAAPDVDFSGIWDDWLYGEGKPASP; encoded by the coding sequence ATGCCCCGGTCTGTCGTCCTTGGTCCTGTCGGTCTTGTGCTGGTGTGCCTCCTCGCCGGGTGCGAGGGGGGTGTGAAGGGCGTTGCGGGGGCCTCCGGTGTGCGGGATCCGTACTTTCCCAAGGCGGGGAACGGGGGCTACGACGTCACGCATTACGGGATCACGCTCGACTACGAGCCCAAGGGCCGGCGGCTGGTGGGGGAGGCGGAGATCCGGGCTCGGGCGGAGAAGGACCTCAGCGCTTTCAACCTTGATCTGAAAGGGATGAAGGTGCGGTCCGTCGAGGTGGACGGGAAGAGCGCCCGGTTCAATCGCAGTGGTGATCATGAGTTGACCGTTCGGCCGCGTGAGGATCTGCAGGGTGGGGATTCCTTTGTGGCGGTGGTGCGCTACGAGGGAAAGCCCGAGGTCATCACCGATCCGGACGGGTCGGAGGAGGGGTGGCTGCCCACCGAGGACGGGGCTGTGGGGCTGGGGGAGCCCACCGGGTCCATGGCGTGGTTTCCCGGGAACCATCATCCGAGCGACAAGGCCTCGTACGACATCGTTGTGAAGGTGCCTGAGGGGCTGGAGGCCGTTTCGGTCGGGGAGTTGCGGAAGGAGGCGGTGAGGGGTGGTCGGGCTGTTTTTGAGTGGCGGGTCGCGGAGCCTGTGGCTTCTTATGTGGTGACGGTCGCCGTGGGGGAGTTCGAGGTTCGGCGGTCCAGGGCGGGGCGGTTGCCCGTCTACGTCGCCGTGGATCCCGTGGAGGCGGCGGACAGTGCCGAGGTGCTCGGACGGATTCCCGAGGTCATGGAGTGGGCCGAGGACCTGTTCGGGCCCTATCCGTTCTCGTCGACCGGCGCGATCGTGGAGCGGGAGGACGATGCCGGGTACGCGCTGGAGACCCAGAACCGGCCCGTGTTTCCCGGTGCGCCCGGCGTGGATCTTCTCGTGCACGAGCTGGTGCACCAGTGGTACGGGAACTCCGTCACCCCGAAGTCGTGGCGCGACATGTGGCTGAACGAGGGCTTCGCCACGTACGCCGAGTGGTTGTGGGACGAGGACCACGGCGGGGATTCCGTGCAGGACGTCTTCGACGCGCTGTACGAGGGGAGCTACTTCGAGAAGAAGGCGGAGAGCGAAGGGGTGTGGGCCTTTCCGCCCGCTCGGCCGCCGGGAGCCGCGCAGATCTCCGACAGCCCCGTGTACGAGCGGGGGGCGATGGTGCTGCACAAGGTGCGGCAGGCGGTCGGTGACGAGGTGTTCTTCGGCATCCTGCGGGGGTGGGCCGCCGCACGGCGGCATGGCAACGCGGACACCGGCGACTTCACCGCCTTCGTGGAGAAGGCGGCGCCGGACGTGGACTTCTCGGGGATCTGGGACGACTGGTTGTACGGGGAGGGGAAGCCCGCGAGTCCCTGA
- a CDS encoding pentapeptide repeat-containing protein: protein MVSRAAKGGSRAGAGTGASAGVKGARRPEVRLPSLEPYGGGGLEPDGDYDGLLFDELDFVGQDGGGARFMDCALTGCAVDETRLHHARVLDCVLTGLRGVGTDFGSATFRDVEVVDARLGGVQMHGAVLERVVFRGGKIDYLNLREARIRDVVFEGCVLVEPDFGGARLERVEFVDCVLKGADFSGVSLTDVDLRRAAEVGFARGVDRLAGAVISPAQLLDLAGVFAAEVGFGWWGVDV, encoded by the coding sequence ATGGTGAGCAGAGCGGCTAAGGGTGGTTCGAGGGCGGGCGCGGGCACGGGGGCGAGTGCGGGGGTCAAGGGTGCGCGGCGGCCCGAGGTGCGGTTGCCGTCGCTGGAGCCGTACGGGGGTGGGGGGCTGGAGCCCGACGGGGACTATGACGGGCTGCTCTTCGACGAGCTGGATTTTGTGGGGCAGGACGGTGGGGGTGCGCGGTTCATGGACTGCGCGCTGACGGGGTGCGCGGTCGATGAGACGCGGCTGCATCACGCGCGGGTGCTGGACTGCGTGCTCACCGGGTTGCGGGGCGTGGGGACGGACTTCGGGTCGGCGACCTTCCGGGATGTGGAGGTGGTCGACGCGCGGCTGGGCGGGGTGCAGATGCATGGCGCCGTGCTGGAGCGGGTGGTCTTCCGTGGGGGGAAGATCGACTACCTGAATCTGCGGGAGGCGCGGATTCGGGATGTGGTGTTCGAGGGGTGTGTGCTGGTCGAGCCGGACTTCGGGGGTGCTCGGCTGGAGCGGGTGGAGTTCGTGGACTGCGTGCTGAAGGGGGCGGACTTCAGCGGGGTGTCGTTGACGGACGTGGATCTGCGGCGGGCGGCGGAGGTGGGGTTCGCGCGGGGGGTTGATCGGCTGGCGGGGGCTGTGATCAGTCCGGCGCAGTTGCTGGATCTTGCGGGGGTGTTTGCGGCGGAGGTGGGGTTCGGGTGGTGGGGGGTTGATGTGTGA
- a CDS encoding GNAT family N-acetyltransferase, translating to MILEPLILTPDHDLPGPLLTELTELYASNHAFYALSGDFPDPHDIRSEQVAKALADELANPDVEVLQARSAGRLVAIAITLAHHPDPGDPDPWIGLLLVDAAHQGKGHGRRLAARIEDRFREAGRDAVRLAALDNNPGAYAFWTTIGYETIGHRKDRGRGRPCTVLRKILH from the coding sequence GTGATCCTCGAACCGCTGATCCTCACCCCCGACCACGACCTGCCGGGTCCCCTCCTCACGGAACTCACCGAGCTCTACGCCTCGAACCACGCCTTCTACGCCCTCAGCGGTGACTTCCCCGACCCGCACGACATCCGTTCGGAGCAGGTCGCGAAGGCGCTGGCGGACGAGCTGGCCAACCCGGACGTGGAGGTCCTCCAGGCCCGCAGCGCCGGCCGGCTCGTCGCGATCGCGATCACCCTGGCGCACCACCCGGACCCGGGCGACCCCGACCCCTGGATCGGCCTGCTGCTGGTCGACGCGGCCCACCAGGGCAAGGGCCACGGACGGCGGCTCGCGGCACGCATCGAGGACCGCTTCCGCGAGGCGGGCCGGGACGCCGTGCGCCTGGCGGCCCTGGACAACAACCCCGGGGCCTACGCCTTCTGGACGACGATCGGCTACGAGACCATCGGCCACCGCAAGGACCGCGGACGGGGCCGCCCCTGCACGGTCCTACGCAAAATCCTGCACTGA
- a CDS encoding NAD(P)/FAD-dependent oxidoreductase, which translates to MNGGISFWYAEEGLPAPREPLQGDANADVVIVGGGYTGLWTAYYLKKAVPFLRITVLEQKFCGYGASGRNGGWLYNGIAGRDRYARVHGHEAAVRLQKAMNATVAEVINVTAAENIDADIHRGGVLEVAYTPAQLARLKAFHETELSYGEKDRELYGARETTDRVRVADAVGSTWTPHGARLHPVKLLKGLAAAVEALGVTIHESTPVTEIRPKHAVTPYGTVRAPYVLRCTEGFTASLKGHRRTWLPMNSSMIATEPLTPAQWEAVGWEGRETLGDMAHAYMYAQRTADGRIALGGRGVPYRYGSRTDNDGRTQPSTVEALHELLLRLFPQLAGVAVAHAWSGVLGVPRDWCASVTLDRATGLGWAGGYVGSGVATANLAARTLRDLIQQDSGRPGETDLTTLPWTDHKVRKWEPEPFRWLGVHGMYATYRAADRREVTTHAAQSSRIARLADRVAGR; encoded by the coding sequence GTGAACGGCGGCATATCGTTCTGGTACGCCGAGGAGGGCCTCCCCGCCCCCCGCGAGCCCCTTCAGGGTGACGCGAACGCCGACGTGGTGATCGTCGGCGGCGGCTACACCGGGCTGTGGACCGCGTACTACCTGAAGAAGGCCGTCCCCTTCCTGCGGATCACCGTCCTGGAGCAGAAGTTCTGCGGCTACGGCGCCTCCGGCCGCAACGGCGGCTGGCTCTACAACGGCATCGCGGGCCGCGACCGGTACGCGCGCGTGCACGGCCACGAGGCCGCCGTACGCCTCCAGAAGGCCATGAACGCCACGGTCGCCGAGGTCATCAACGTCACCGCGGCGGAGAACATCGACGCGGACATCCACCGCGGGGGTGTACTCGAAGTCGCGTACACCCCCGCCCAGCTGGCCCGCCTCAAAGCCTTCCACGAGACGGAACTCTCGTACGGCGAGAAGGACCGCGAGCTGTACGGGGCCCGCGAGACCACCGACCGCGTCCGGGTCGCGGACGCCGTGGGCTCCACCTGGACCCCGCACGGCGCCCGGCTGCACCCGGTCAAACTGCTCAAGGGCCTCGCGGCGGCCGTCGAGGCGCTCGGCGTCACCATCCACGAGTCGACCCCCGTCACGGAGATCCGGCCCAAGCACGCCGTCACCCCGTACGGAACCGTCCGCGCGCCCTACGTCCTGCGCTGCACGGAGGGCTTCACGGCGTCCCTCAAGGGCCACAGACGCACCTGGCTCCCCATGAACTCCTCGATGATCGCCACCGAGCCCCTGACCCCCGCCCAGTGGGAGGCGGTCGGCTGGGAGGGCCGCGAGACCCTCGGCGACATGGCCCACGCGTACATGTACGCCCAGCGCACCGCCGACGGCCGCATCGCACTCGGGGGGCGCGGAGTCCCGTACCGCTACGGCTCCCGCACGGACAACGACGGCCGTACGCAGCCGTCGACGGTCGAGGCCCTGCACGAACTCCTCCTGCGCCTCTTCCCCCAGCTCGCCGGCGTCGCCGTGGCCCACGCCTGGTCGGGCGTGCTCGGCGTACCGCGCGACTGGTGCGCGTCGGTCACCCTCGACCGCGCCACCGGCCTCGGCTGGGCGGGCGGTTACGTCGGCTCCGGTGTCGCGACGGCGAACCTCGCCGCCCGCACCCTCCGCGACCTCATCCAGCAGGACTCGGGCCGGCCGGGCGAGACCGACCTCACCACCCTCCCCTGGACCGATCACAAGGTCCGCAAGTGGGAACCCGAACCTTTCCGCTGGCTCGGGGTACACGGCATGTACGCGACGTATCGAGCCGCCGACCGCCGCGAAGTCACCACCCATGCCGCACAGTCGTCCCGGATCGCGCGTCTCGCCGACCGGGTCGCGGGCCGCTGA
- a CDS encoding TerD family protein: MAVSLSKGGNVSLTKEAPGLTAVTVGLGWDVRSTTGTDFDLDASAIAVNPAGKVYSDSHFIFFNNKQTPDQTIVHTGDNRTGEGAGDDEAINVNLAGLPADVDKIVFPVSIYDAETRSQNFGQVRNAYIRIVNQAGGTEIARYDLSEDAATETAMVFGELYRNGAEWKFRAVGQGYASGLTGIAKDFGVNV, encoded by the coding sequence ATGGCTGTAAGCCTGTCCAAGGGTGGCAACGTCTCGCTCACCAAGGAGGCTCCGGGCCTGACCGCCGTCACCGTGGGCCTCGGCTGGGACGTCCGCTCCACCACGGGAACCGACTTCGACCTGGACGCCTCGGCCATCGCGGTCAACCCCGCGGGCAAGGTCTACTCGGACTCCCACTTCATCTTCTTCAACAACAAGCAGACCCCGGACCAGACGATCGTCCACACGGGCGACAACCGCACGGGTGAGGGCGCAGGCGACGACGAGGCGATCAACGTCAACCTCGCGGGCCTCCCCGCCGACGTCGACAAGATCGTCTTCCCGGTCTCGATCTACGACGCCGAGACGCGCTCGCAGAACTTCGGCCAGGTCCGCAACGCGTACATCCGCATCGTGAACCAGGCCGGCGGCACCGAGATCGCCCGCTACGACCTCTCGGAGGACGCGGCCACGGAGACGGCCATGGTCTTCGGCGAGCTGTACCGCAACGGCGCCGAGTGGAAGTTCCGCGCGGTCGGCCAGGGCTACGCGTCCGGCCTGACGGGCATCGCCAAGGACTTCGGCGTCAACGTCTGA
- a CDS encoding ABC transporter ATP-binding protein, producing MATVSFNKATRIYPGGDKPAVDQLELDVADGEFLVLVGPSGCGKSTSLRMLAGLEDVNGGSIHIGDRDVTHLPPKDRDIAMVFQNYALYPHMTVADNMGFALKIAGVNKAEIRQKVEDAAKILDLTEYLARKPKALSGGQRQRVAMGRAIVREPQVFLMDEPLSNLDAKLRVSTRTQIASLQRRLGITTVYVTHDQVEAMTMGDRVAVLKDGLLQQVDSPRNMYDRPANLFVAGFIGSPAMNLVEVPITDGGVKFGNSVVPVNREALKTASDKGDRTVTVGVRPEHFDIVEQGGGAAASLSKETADAPAGLAVTVNVVEELGADGYVYGSAKLGDDLKDLVVRVSGRAVPEKGATLHVVPRAGETHVFSTSTGERLTD from the coding sequence ATGGCCACTGTCTCGTTCAACAAGGCGACCCGCATCTACCCGGGTGGCGACAAGCCCGCCGTCGACCAGCTCGAGCTCGACGTCGCGGACGGCGAGTTCCTCGTCCTCGTCGGTCCCTCCGGCTGCGGAAAGTCCACCTCCCTGCGCATGCTCGCGGGTCTTGAGGACGTCAACGGCGGATCCATCCACATCGGTGACCGCGACGTCACGCACCTGCCGCCCAAGGACCGGGACATCGCCATGGTGTTCCAGAACTACGCGCTGTACCCGCACATGACCGTCGCGGACAACATGGGCTTCGCGCTCAAGATCGCCGGCGTGAACAAGGCCGAGATCCGCCAGAAGGTCGAGGACGCGGCGAAGATCCTCGACCTCACGGAGTACCTGGCCCGCAAGCCGAAGGCCCTCTCCGGTGGTCAGCGCCAGCGTGTCGCCATGGGTCGCGCCATCGTGCGTGAGCCCCAGGTGTTCCTCATGGACGAGCCGCTGTCGAACCTCGACGCCAAGCTCCGCGTCTCGACCCGTACGCAGATCGCGTCGCTGCAGCGCCGCCTCGGCATCACCACGGTGTACGTGACCCACGACCAGGTCGAGGCCATGACGATGGGCGACCGCGTGGCGGTCCTCAAGGACGGTCTGCTCCAGCAGGTCGACTCGCCGCGCAACATGTACGACCGCCCGGCGAACCTCTTCGTCGCCGGCTTCATCGGCTCCCCGGCGATGAACCTCGTCGAGGTCCCGATCACCGACGGCGGCGTGAAGTTCGGCAACAGCGTGGTGCCCGTCAACCGCGAGGCCCTCAAGACCGCCTCCGACAAGGGTGACCGCACGGTCACCGTCGGCGTCCGGCCCGAGCACTTCGACATCGTCGAGCAGGGCGGCGGCGCCGCGGCGAGCCTGTCGAAGGAGACCGCGGACGCCCCGGCCGGCCTCGCCGTCACCGTGAACGTCGTCGAGGAACTCGGCGCCGACGGTTACGTCTACGGCAGCGCCAAGCTCGGCGACGACCTCAAGGACCTCGTCGTCCGTGTCAGCGGTCGCGCGGTCCCGGAGAAGGGCGCCACCCTGCACGTCGTGCCGCGCGCGGGCGAGACCCACGTGTTCTCGACCTCCACCGGTGAGCGCCTCACCGACTGA
- a CDS encoding flavin reductase family protein, which yields MLNTPSTAPPAPSVHAVGVSNEEFRAAMSRLAAGVVLVTAHEPQADPDGPSGEDIGMTATSFMSVSLDPPLVLIGLREGSRMDDLLAEQPLWAVSFLSRSQGSVAGRFAMKNRISDRLLFADVPYVRGKESGAPLLDDALATLECRTEQRVTAGDHTLVIGRVLTSALPGAEGSPLTYFRGRYRQLD from the coding sequence GTGCTGAACACTCCCTCCACCGCTCCGCCCGCCCCGTCCGTGCATGCTGTGGGGGTGAGCAACGAAGAGTTCCGCGCGGCCATGTCCCGGCTCGCCGCCGGCGTGGTCCTGGTGACCGCGCACGAGCCGCAGGCCGACCCGGACGGCCCGAGCGGCGAGGACATCGGCATGACGGCGACCTCCTTCATGTCCGTGTCCCTCGACCCGCCCCTCGTCCTCATCGGCCTGCGCGAGGGCTCCCGCATGGACGACCTGCTCGCCGAGCAGCCCTTGTGGGCGGTCTCCTTCCTCTCCCGGAGCCAGGGTTCGGTCGCCGGCCGCTTCGCCATGAAGAACCGCATCTCGGACCGCCTGCTCTTCGCCGACGTGCCGTACGTCCGCGGAAAGGAGTCCGGCGCGCCGCTGCTGGACGACGCCCTGGCGACCCTGGAATGCCGCACCGAGCAGCGGGTGACCGCGGGCGACCACACCCTGGTGATCGGCCGCGTCCTGACATCCGCGCTGCCGGGTGCGGAGGGCAGCCCGCTCACCTATTTCCGGGGCCGTTACCGGCAGTTGGACTAG
- a CDS encoding alpha/beta hydrolase, with amino-acid sequence MSTAVMDTVRYSTDGQLLDIHRAAAPDAPTVLLWHGRGPAERDVLGALAAEVARLGATVIVPDWHPDAEDGGRPQLAASLRFTWDFVRNPEEVVLVGWSLGGRAAMATALRPDPPEGWRPAAVVGIAARYNQPEPLLGLPSPMAVCASAPPLPIHLVHGTEDTVCDFANAGEFQRVLAASGREAPLTELTTDHPGAVMAEYSPEWGRCRPAHTGSAHREGLRTAQVIAQAAGVPTQKARVTK; translated from the coding sequence ATGAGCACCGCAGTCATGGACACCGTCCGCTACTCGACCGACGGTCAGCTCCTCGACATCCATCGCGCAGCCGCCCCGGACGCCCCGACCGTCCTGCTCTGGCACGGCCGCGGCCCCGCCGAACGCGACGTCCTCGGCGCGCTCGCGGCGGAGGTCGCCCGCCTCGGCGCCACCGTCATAGTCCCCGACTGGCACCCGGACGCCGAGGACGGCGGACGCCCCCAGCTGGCCGCCTCGCTCCGCTTCACCTGGGACTTCGTACGGAACCCGGAGGAGGTCGTCCTCGTCGGCTGGTCCCTGGGCGGGCGCGCGGCCATGGCGACGGCCCTGCGCCCCGACCCGCCGGAGGGCTGGCGCCCGGCCGCCGTGGTCGGCATCGCGGCCCGCTACAACCAGCCCGAACCGCTGCTCGGCCTGCCTTCCCCGATGGCGGTCTGCGCCTCGGCCCCACCCCTCCCCATCCACCTGGTGCACGGCACCGAGGACACGGTGTGCGACTTCGCCAACGCGGGCGAGTTCCAGCGCGTCCTGGCCGCCTCCGGCCGCGAGGCCCCGCTCACGGAACTCACCACGGACCACCCGGGCGCGGTCATGGCCGAGTACTCCCCGGAATGGGGCCGCTGCCGCCCCGCCCACACGGGCTCGGCCCACCGAGAGGGCCTGCGCACGGCCCAGGTCATCGCCCAGGCGGCAGGCGTACCCACGCAAAAGGCCCGAGTCACCAAGTGA